In a single window of the Dama dama isolate Ldn47 chromosome 33, ASM3311817v1, whole genome shotgun sequence genome:
- the NXPH2 gene encoding neurexophilin-2, translating into MRLRPLPLVVVPGLLQLLFCDSEKVVHATEGLDWEDKDAAGTLVGNVVHSRIINPLRLFVKQSPVPKPGHLAYADSMENFWDWLANITEVQEPLARTKRRPIVKTGKFKKMFGWGDFHSNIKTVKLNLLITGKIVDHGNGTFSVYFRHNSTGLGNVSVSLVPPSKVVEFEVSPQSTLETKESKSFNCRIEYEKTDRAKKTALCNFDPSKICYQEQTQSHVSWLCSKPFKVICIYIAFYSVDYKLVQKVCPDYNYHSETPYLSSG; encoded by the coding sequence CTGTTTTGTGACAGTGAGAAGGTGGTACATGCCACGGAGGGACTGGATTGGGAAGACAAAGATGCCGCGGGGACCCTGGTGGGTAATGTGGTGCACTCAAGGATCATCAACCCTCTGCGCCTGTTTGTTAAACAGTCTCCAGTCCCCAAGCCTGGACACTTGGCCTATGCGGACAGCATGGAGAACTTTTGGGATTGGCTGGCCAACATCACGGAGGTTCAGGAGCCATTGGCAAGAACTAAAAGGAGGCCAATAGTGAAAAcaggaaaatttaagaaaatgtttggATGGGGTGACTTCCATTCCAACATTAAAACTGTGAAACTCAACCTCCTCATCACGGGGAAAATCGTTGACCATGGAAATGGAACCTTCAGTGTTTATTTTCGACATAATTCCACCGGCCTGGGCAATGTTTCAGTGAGTTTGGTACCCCCCTCCAAAGTGGTGGAGTTTGAAGTTTCCCCACAGTCTACCTTGGAGACCAAGGAATCCAAATCTTTCAACTGTCGCATTGAGTATGAAAAAACAGATCGGGCCAAGAAGACCGCCCTGTGCAATTTTGACCCATCCAAGATCTGCTACCAGGAGCAGACTCAGAGCCATGTATCCTGGTTGTGTTCCAAGCCCTTCAAGGTCATTTGCATCTACATTGCCTTTTACAGTGTTGATTATAAACTTGTGCAAAAGGTCTGTCCTGACTACAATTACCATAGTGAGACTCCCTACTTATCTTCTGGCTGA